A genomic stretch from Serratia entomophila includes:
- a CDS encoding methionine synthase yields the protein MKKLLPTSTAGSLPKPSWLAQPEQLWSPWKLQDQELIDGKQDALRLCLEDQQQAGIDIVSDGEQTRQHFVTTFIEHLNGVDFEKREIVKIRNRYDASVPTVVGPVSRQKSVFVEDARFLRRQTDQPIKWALPGPMTMIDTLYDNHYKSREKLAWEFAKILNEEAKELEAVGVDIIQFDEPAFNVFFDEVNDWGIATLERAIEGLKCETAVHICYGYGIKANTDWKKTLGSEWRQYEEIFPKLQKSNIDIISLECQNSHVPMELMELIRGKKVMVGAIDVATNTIETPEEVAATLRKALQFVDADKLYPCTNCGMIPLPRGVARGKLDALSAGAEIVRKELLAK from the coding sequence GACGTCGACCGCCGGCAGTTTACCTAAGCCCTCTTGGCTGGCGCAGCCTGAGCAACTGTGGTCCCCCTGGAAATTGCAAGACCAGGAATTGATTGACGGCAAACAAGATGCTCTGCGTTTGTGCCTGGAAGATCAACAGCAGGCAGGTATTGATATTGTCAGCGACGGCGAGCAAACGCGCCAACATTTTGTCACCACCTTTATTGAACACCTCAACGGCGTTGATTTTGAGAAACGCGAGATCGTTAAAATTCGTAATCGGTATGATGCCAGCGTACCGACGGTCGTTGGCCCGGTGAGCCGGCAAAAATCTGTTTTTGTCGAAGACGCCAGGTTTTTACGCCGGCAAACTGACCAACCGATCAAGTGGGCCCTGCCAGGGCCGATGACGATGATCGATACGCTGTACGATAACCACTATAAAAGCCGCGAAAAGCTCGCCTGGGAGTTCGCTAAAATTCTCAATGAAGAAGCCAAAGAATTGGAGGCTGTGGGCGTCGATATTATCCAATTTGACGAGCCCGCCTTTAACGTTTTCTTCGATGAGGTGAACGATTGGGGCATTGCCACGTTAGAAAGGGCCATTGAAGGGCTTAAATGCGAAACCGCGGTACACATTTGCTACGGTTACGGCATCAAAGCCAATACCGATTGGAAAAAGACGCTGGGCTCAGAGTGGCGGCAATATGAAGAGATTTTTCCAAAGCTGCAGAAATCCAATATCGATATCATCTCGCTGGAATGTCAAAACTCCCACGTTCCCATGGAGCTGATGGAGCTGATTCGAGGCAAAAAGGTGATGGTTGGCGCCATTGACGTAGCGACCAATACCATTGAAACACCGGAAGAAGTTGCCGCTACCCTGCGAAAAGCCCTGCAGTTTGTCGACGCCGACAAGCTCTACCCTTGCACTAACTGCGGCATGATCCCTCTACCGCGTGGCGTGGCGAGAGGCAAGCTGGATGCGTTAAGCGCAGGCGCAGAAATCGTCCGAAAAGAACTCCTGGCGAAATAG
- a CDS encoding winged helix-turn-helix transcriptional regulator: protein MERDWRCDVPEQRLMWAQATTEALKVIEGKWKIIIICQLFAAKAPLRFSELERRMEGVNQKMLIQQLKQLEKDGIVSRMFYPEVPPRVEYSLTDLGKALGPSMTALIEWALLRRETLGFD, encoded by the coding sequence ATGGAAAGAGACTGGCGTTGCGATGTGCCCGAACAGCGACTGATGTGGGCTCAGGCTACCACCGAAGCGTTGAAGGTTATTGAAGGTAAATGGAAGATAATAATTATATGTCAGCTTTTCGCAGCTAAAGCCCCACTGCGCTTTTCAGAGTTGGAGCGACGGATGGAAGGCGTAAACCAGAAAATGCTGATACAGCAGCTTAAGCAACTGGAAAAAGACGGAATTGTGTCGCGCATGTTTTATCCCGAAGTCCCTCCTCGTGTTGAATACTCACTTACAGATCTGGGAAAAGCGCTTGGGCCGTCAATGACTGCTTTAATAGAATGGGCTTTACTACGCCGAGAGACTCTCGGATTTGATTAG
- a CDS encoding NADPH-dependent F420 reductase: MKIGIIGTGNIGGTLARKLSEAGHDIKVANSRGVDAVRGFASEINAIPADIQGAVTDVEVVILSIPLPALSNLPDQLFEGLPPHVPVIDTSNYYPGLRDPHIAALDEGQTESEWVQEQIGHPVVKAFNNILADSLSGLGLPQGSRGRLAVAIAGDHHDAVQIAMSLVNDTGFDPVFSGSIAESWRQQPCTPSYCCDWEAATMLRALPLAKRGEGLARLPLLYASFGKLGESPSHEEIIENNRAINWPV; this comes from the coding sequence ATGAAAATCGGCATAATCGGTACAGGTAATATAGGCGGCACCTTAGCGCGTAAACTGAGTGAAGCGGGACATGATATTAAAGTTGCTAATTCACGCGGAGTAGACGCAGTGCGTGGTTTTGCCAGCGAAATTAACGCAATACCCGCAGACATCCAGGGTGCAGTCACTGACGTGGAAGTCGTCATTCTCTCGATTCCGCTTCCCGCACTCAGCAACCTGCCTGATCAGCTTTTCGAAGGCCTTCCTCCACATGTACCGGTGATCGACACAAGCAACTATTATCCAGGCTTGCGCGATCCCCACATTGCTGCGTTGGATGAGGGGCAGACGGAAAGCGAATGGGTTCAGGAGCAAATCGGGCACCCTGTCGTGAAAGCCTTTAACAATATTCTTGCCGATTCGCTCTCCGGACTTGGCCTGCCACAGGGGAGTCGGGGACGTCTGGCTGTTGCAATAGCCGGAGACCATCATGACGCAGTGCAGATCGCCATGTCGCTAGTGAACGATACCGGCTTTGATCCCGTGTTTTCAGGGTCTATCGCTGAATCATGGCGTCAACAGCCATGTACGCCTTCTTACTGCTGTGACTGGGAAGCTGCCACCATGCTTCGTGCACTGCCTCTGGCAAAAAGGGGAGAAGGCTTAGCCCGTCTGCCTTTACTTTATGCCAGCTTCGGAAAATTGGGTGAGTCGCCGTCTCATGAAGAGATAATTGAAAATAATCGTGCGATTAATTGGCCCGTTTAA
- the tcuC gene encoding MFS transporter, producing MHSANAPMTTRARTSAILRVTSGNFLEQFDFFLFGFYATYIAHTFFPASSEFASLMMTFAVFGAGFLMRPIGAIVLGAYIDKVGRRKGLIVTLSIMAAGTFLIVLIPSYQAIGLWAPLLVLAGRLLQGFSAGAELGGVSVYLAEIATPGRKGFYTSWQSGSQQVAIMVAAAMGFALNAAMDESAIREWGWRLPFLFGCLIVPFIFLLRRKLEETQEFSARRNHLAMREVFKTLLANWPVVIAGMLMVAMTTTAFYLITVYAPTFGKKVLMLSASDSLLVTLLVAISNFLWLPVGGALSDRFGRKRVLVTMALLALVTAYPALSLLAEAPSFAMMLTVLLWLSFLYGLYNGAMIPALTEIMPTEVRVAGFSLAYSLATAVFGGFTPVISTALIEYTGDKASPGYWMSFAALCALLATLYLYRRSTLSLQTAR from the coding sequence ATGCATTCCGCTAACGCACCAATGACAACTCGGGCAAGGACCAGCGCGATACTGCGCGTGACCTCCGGCAACTTTCTGGAGCAGTTCGATTTTTTCCTGTTCGGATTTTATGCCACCTACATCGCCCATACGTTCTTTCCGGCCAGCAGCGAATTCGCCTCGCTGATGATGACCTTCGCGGTCTTTGGCGCGGGCTTCCTGATGCGCCCTATCGGCGCCATCGTGCTGGGCGCATACATTGATAAAGTCGGCAGACGTAAAGGGCTGATTGTTACCCTGTCGATTATGGCCGCGGGCACCTTCCTGATTGTGCTGATCCCCTCTTACCAGGCCATCGGGCTGTGGGCGCCGTTGCTGGTGCTGGCCGGCCGTTTGTTGCAAGGCTTCTCGGCGGGCGCAGAGCTGGGCGGCGTATCGGTTTACCTGGCTGAGATCGCCACGCCGGGCCGTAAAGGCTTTTACACCAGCTGGCAGTCCGGCAGCCAACAAGTGGCCATTATGGTGGCCGCAGCGATGGGCTTCGCGCTGAATGCCGCCATGGACGAAAGCGCCATTCGCGAGTGGGGCTGGCGTCTGCCTTTCCTGTTCGGCTGCCTGATCGTGCCTTTCATTTTTTTACTGCGCCGCAAGCTGGAAGAAACCCAGGAGTTCAGCGCCCGCCGCAACCACCTGGCAATGCGCGAGGTGTTTAAAACCCTCCTGGCGAACTGGCCGGTGGTTATCGCCGGCATGCTGATGGTGGCCATGACCACCACCGCGTTTTATCTGATCACCGTGTATGCGCCAACCTTCGGCAAAAAAGTGCTGATGCTCAGCGCCTCTGACAGCCTGCTGGTGACACTGCTGGTGGCGATATCCAACTTCCTGTGGCTGCCGGTAGGCGGCGCTCTTTCGGATCGCTTTGGCCGCAAACGGGTCTTGGTGACCATGGCGCTGCTGGCGCTGGTCACTGCGTATCCCGCGCTCAGCCTGCTGGCCGAAGCCCCCAGCTTTGCCATGATGCTGACGGTGCTGCTGTGGCTGTCCTTCCTCTACGGCCTCTACAACGGCGCCATGATCCCGGCATTAACCGAGATCATGCCGACGGAGGTTCGGGTTGCCGGTTTCTCGCTGGCCTACAGCCTGGCGACCGCCGTTTTTGGCGGATTTACCCCGGTGATCTCCACCGCGCTGATTGAATACACCGGCGATAAGGCCTCACCCGGCTACTGGATGAGCTTTGCCGCGCTATGCGCATTACTGGCGACGCTTTATCTTTACCGTCGCAGCACGTTGTCATTACAAACCGCACGTTAA
- a CDS encoding substrate-binding domain-containing protein, with protein sequence MQKIYRSLLATLVLSSVSTGVPAKEVTVMISGGFKAALEKLAPQFEAKTGDNIIVVSGPSMGKTPQAIPARLARGEKADVVIMVGDALTRLQQENWIQPGSRVELADSPIGMVVKQGAPKPNIQKDADLRNTLLQAESIAYSDSASGRYVSGQLFKKLGIADQVKEKAHMIERIPVASEVAKGKYTLGFQQVSELLPVPGVTFIGELPEDVQYITRFAGAVTAKAEHRQEGQALLNFLSSGEAQNTIRATGMRSVPAEQPVKQPDTVQ encoded by the coding sequence ATGCAAAAAATTTATCGTTCACTGCTCGCCACGCTGGTGCTTTCCTCTGTCAGCACGGGCGTGCCGGCCAAAGAGGTGACCGTGATGATTTCAGGCGGGTTTAAAGCCGCGCTGGAAAAACTGGCCCCGCAGTTTGAAGCGAAAACCGGCGACAACATCATCGTGGTCTCCGGCCCCTCGATGGGTAAAACGCCTCAGGCGATCCCGGCGCGCCTGGCGCGCGGCGAAAAAGCCGACGTGGTGATTATGGTAGGAGACGCGTTGACCCGCCTGCAACAGGAGAACTGGATCCAGCCGGGTTCACGCGTGGAGCTGGCCGACTCGCCGATTGGCATGGTGGTTAAACAGGGCGCCCCCAAACCCAATATCCAAAAGGATGCCGACCTGCGCAATACCCTGCTGCAGGCCGAATCCATCGCCTATTCCGACAGCGCCAGCGGCCGCTATGTCAGCGGCCAACTGTTCAAAAAGCTGGGTATCGCAGACCAGGTGAAAGAGAAAGCGCACATGATTGAGCGCATTCCGGTGGCGTCCGAGGTGGCGAAAGGGAAATATACGCTAGGTTTCCAGCAAGTGAGTGAGCTGCTGCCGGTGCCGGGCGTCACCTTTATTGGCGAACTGCCTGAGGATGTGCAGTACATTACCCGCTTTGCCGGCGCGGTCACCGCCAAGGCAGAGCACCGCCAGGAAGGCCAGGCGTTGCTGAATTTCCTGTCTTCCGGCGAGGCGCAAAACACCATTCGCGCCACCGGCATGCGATCCGTGCCGGCTGAACAGCCGGTTAAACAACCTGATACCGTTCAGTGA
- a CDS encoding LysR family transcriptional regulator yields the protein MPVNFDLNDLYAFRALVEYGNFRLAAESICLSQSALSRRIEKLESALGIKLFDRTTRRVTLTLYGQTFAERSDQLLANVESVLADINKVSQDRVGLVTVATVPSAAYYFMPDVIRRFQARYPRVRVKLIDSSAGNVIEAVASGQADFGICFARSLQANIEFLPLVGDVYVAACRRDHPIASKKSLTWREFYQQDYVGLDKTSGNRNLLDQMLEHIIPERPSICETRHVTTMLGMVEAGVGIAAVPAMSMPPSEHSVLTHLPLTDPVVKRTVGLIRRSGRMQSYVAAELEKLITERYQVV from the coding sequence ATGCCCGTGAATTTTGATCTCAACGATCTGTACGCCTTCCGCGCGCTGGTTGAATACGGCAATTTTCGGCTGGCCGCGGAGTCCATCTGCCTGTCGCAGTCGGCACTGAGCCGCAGGATAGAGAAGCTGGAGTCTGCGCTGGGCATTAAGTTGTTCGACAGAACCACCCGGCGCGTCACGCTGACGCTCTACGGGCAAACCTTTGCCGAGCGCTCAGACCAGCTGCTGGCGAACGTCGAGTCGGTATTGGCGGATATCAATAAGGTCAGTCAGGATCGCGTGGGGCTGGTCACCGTCGCCACGGTGCCCTCGGCGGCCTACTATTTCATGCCGGACGTGATCCGCCGTTTCCAGGCCCGCTACCCACGGGTGCGCGTCAAGCTTATCGACAGCAGTGCCGGCAACGTCATCGAAGCGGTTGCCAGCGGCCAGGCAGACTTCGGCATCTGTTTTGCGCGCAGCCTGCAAGCCAATATCGAATTCCTGCCGCTGGTGGGGGATGTCTACGTGGCGGCCTGCAGGCGCGATCATCCCATCGCCAGTAAGAAAAGCCTGACCTGGCGCGAGTTTTATCAGCAGGATTATGTGGGGCTGGATAAAACCTCCGGCAACCGCAACCTGCTGGATCAGATGCTGGAACACATCATTCCCGAGCGGCCCAGCATCTGCGAAACCCGCCACGTGACGACCATGCTGGGCATGGTTGAAGCGGGCGTCGGCATCGCCGCCGTGCCCGCGATGTCGATGCCGCCGTCGGAGCATTCGGTGCTGACGCACCTGCCGCTGACCGATCCTGTGGTGAAGCGCACCGTTGGCCTGATCCGGCGCAGCGGGCGCATGCAGTCCTACGTCGCCGCCGAGCTGGAAAAGCTGATCACTGAACGGTATCAGGTTGTTTAA
- a CDS encoding diacylglycerol kinase codes for MPVEKKKGISRLTYSIKNSWAGFIDAALTEDAFRQLLVINLILLIVTFFLDITKMERLLLIACSFLLLAVELLNTAIETVVDRISLELHPLSKRAKDLGGAAQLVAVVMTLVIWGAVLLG; via the coding sequence ATGCCTGTGGAAAAGAAAAAAGGAATAAGCCGGTTAACGTACAGCATAAAAAACTCATGGGCCGGCTTTATTGACGCCGCGCTCACCGAGGATGCTTTTCGTCAATTATTGGTTATTAACCTGATTTTACTTATCGTTACATTCTTTCTCGATATTACCAAAATGGAACGGCTGTTGTTAATTGCCTGCAGCTTCCTGTTATTGGCGGTTGAGTTGCTTAATACGGCGATTGAAACCGTGGTCGATCGCATTTCGCTGGAGCTGCATCCGTTATCCAAACGCGCCAAAGATCTGGGCGGTGCGGCGCAGCTGGTGGCGGTGGTGATGACCCTCGTTATCTGGGGCGCGGTGCTGCTGGGGTGA
- a CDS encoding N-acetyltransferase, producing MIHIEKVLDKRELKAFIAFPSLLFRDDPNWIDPLYLERAEHLSNKNPGTEHIEWQAWVAKKNGEVVGRITAQIDSLHRQLHGEDTGHFGMIDAIDDPAVFSALFTAAEAWLSSKGARNITGPFSLNINQESGLLVEGFDTPPAALMTHAKPYYAAQIAQQGYTEGIDLLAYWMKRTDLHFSPSLTRMMEQVRKKVTIRRLDRKRFRQEMQVLREVFNSGWQHNWGFVPFTEHEFATMGDQLKFLVPDDMIHIAEVDGAPCAFIVGLPNINEAIADLQGRLLPFGWAKLLWRLKVSGVRTARVPLMGVRQEYQFSRIGPIIALLLIEALRDPFAKRNIDALEMSWILETNTGMRTILERIGAVPYKRYRLYEKRL from the coding sequence ATGATTCACATTGAGAAAGTTCTGGATAAGCGCGAACTTAAAGCATTTATTGCTTTCCCTTCGTTACTGTTTCGCGATGATCCGAACTGGATTGACCCGCTGTATTTAGAACGCGCGGAGCATCTGTCAAACAAGAACCCCGGCACCGAGCATATTGAATGGCAGGCGTGGGTGGCGAAAAAGAATGGGGAAGTGGTCGGGCGCATCACCGCACAAATCGACTCCCTGCACCGGCAGCTGCATGGTGAGGATACCGGCCACTTCGGCATGATCGACGCCATTGACGATCCCGCCGTTTTCAGCGCGTTATTCACGGCGGCGGAAGCCTGGTTGAGCTCAAAGGGCGCGCGTAACATCACCGGGCCATTCAGCCTCAATATCAATCAGGAAAGCGGCCTGTTGGTCGAAGGGTTTGACACCCCGCCGGCGGCGCTGATGACGCACGCCAAACCTTACTACGCGGCCCAGATAGCGCAGCAAGGCTATACGGAAGGGATTGATCTGCTTGCCTATTGGATGAAAAGAACCGACCTGCATTTTTCGCCTTCGTTAACCCGGATGATGGAGCAGGTGCGCAAAAAGGTGACTATTCGCCGCCTCGACCGCAAGCGCTTTCGGCAGGAGATGCAGGTGCTGCGGGAGGTGTTCAATTCCGGCTGGCAGCATAACTGGGGGTTTGTCCCGTTCACCGAGCACGAGTTCGCCACTATGGGGGATCAGCTTAAGTTCCTGGTGCCCGACGATATGATCCATATCGCCGAGGTGGACGGCGCTCCCTGCGCCTTTATCGTGGGTCTGCCGAACATTAACGAGGCCATCGCCGATCTGCAGGGGCGTTTACTGCCCTTCGGTTGGGCGAAGCTATTGTGGCGGCTGAAAGTCAGCGGCGTACGCACCGCGCGCGTGCCGCTGATGGGCGTGCGTCAGGAATATCAATTCAGCCGCATCGGGCCGATTATCGCGCTGCTGCTTATTGAGGCGCTGCGCGACCCCTTTGCCAAGCGCAATATCGATGCGCTGGAAATGTCGTGGATCCTGGAAACCAATACCGGCATGCGGACGATTTTGGAGCGCATCGGGGCGGTGCCCTATAAGCGTTATCGTTTATATGAAAAACGACTTTAA